The Neoarius graeffei isolate fNeoGra1 chromosome 23, fNeoGra1.pri, whole genome shotgun sequence genome segment ACTTTGACCCAGCGCTTTGCTCGTGTATCATATGCTTCTATGGCATTGGTGGGACCCCTGTTGCTCCAACCACCGATAGCCAGCAGAATGGCACTGGGGAGGCGGCGCCGCGTGAAGTCAGAACTGAGAGATTCATTCTCGTTGAGCCCATGGATGCTCTTCAGAGCTCTGATGATGATAGGCTTACATGCTGCATTGTCCTTCACTAAAGCATTGTTCTTCACGTTATTCATAAAGTAATCGTGTGTCAGTAGCGCCAAACGCACCTTGGGCAGTAACACTGCCATGTGTGTGTTCCGATTCTCTGGCTCGTGTCTGATCCACTTTAAGATGGTCTCGAACACCACGTTCTCCTGCTTCACGTTCAGCTCGTCATTCTCGATAATCTCAGTGAGCTGCTCAACCGTCAGCTCCAGGAACTCCTCAGAGACGCGCACCATCTCCTCAAAGTTGTGCAAGATAAACTGGAAGGCCTGCTGCTTCAACTTCTCAAAGACATGAAAGCGAGCGAAACCCCAGATGCCAATGCAGTTCTCCAGACACAGCTGAGCCTTCAGGAACGTGCAGCAGTCGTTGATCAGGCTGCTCACCTCCAGATAATCAGCAGCGATCAGTAGCTCATGCACGTTTTCCTTCGTGATGTTAACATGGTATGTGTACGCGTACTCCATGATCAGCTCCATTATCTCAGAGGAAATGTCAGGAACGCTGTACTCGTGCTTATCTAGAGGGTAGCAGCTGTTAGTGAACAGAGTCGTGAAGTATTTGCTGCAGGCACACAGGATGATCTTGTGTGCGTGGAACTCGACACCATTCACTGTGATGAGAACGTCACAGAACTTCTTCTCTAACCGCATCTTATTGATGGTGCTGTAGCTCATCTCCAACTTCCTCTCCACTCCATTCTTTTCTTCCTGCTTACTCATATTcacttcagtgtgtttgtgttgatGGTACAGATGAGTTTCTTTGTAACTCTGAGTGTTCTGACTGTTTCTTTGAGGATAAGAGGATTCTGATTTACTGTTCCAGTTCTAATTCCGTAAACACGTATGAGTACAGTATGGAACGGACCTGAGAGAAACCCTGTAGTTCAGGATAAATCTCTGTAAAGGGGTTTTCAGCTTTTACACCTTTTGCAAAATCTGGACgagtcacggaaaataaaaaatataatacaaagcacggatcttttattcacggatctgtgatattttcaatgaaatatcaatagtaattgAATAAagcaaacatataaatgcaggtaagatattttaattcggacttcggcagtccaaacatttaattgtttttcgAAGTTGGAGTTGAAGACTTTGGTTGAATTCGTTCAGCAGGTCCTGCTGCCTAAAATTACAGTAAGTTGCAATGAAATGAACAAATCTTTTGTCTTCATATGCAACTGCTTGCCAGTTTATTAGGGAATCTTTATTCGGCCTTTCCTCTGTTAGTTTTTGCTCTTTGAGGATTTGACGGGCGTTCCGTGAGTTCCGCCTTCTTTTCTGCGCCTGCGGGCTTTTTGTCTGACTTTTGGGTCCGCGCTGCTTTTTATCGTCTCCTCCATCTTATTACTGACAGAAGGTTTTGGTTTTATGGATGTGTTTATTTGCTTTATGCAGTTTCCGCCTGCCTTCGGTTTATAGATTCCTCAGTGATGGGATTTAACACTGTGATGTTTAAAGTTTGGTGACGATGGGGCGGAAACTTCTTTTCTCCATCAGCCTTTGGGTGAAATACAGAAACTTCACCCCTTTGGCaaaaatgaacgaatgaatgcctTTCAGAGCTGACTTCTCTGTGGATTATTAGATGTTCCACATTTCTTACTGAAAGACGCGTCCTGCCGATGAGTCACGTGAGGTTTGGGGGTTTGGCTCGGCTTTGTCTGGCGTTTCTGCCTCCATCATGTAGCGACCATCAGCAGATACGTCACCATGGAGACAGTCTTTGTGATGTCCATGTCATTATTCCGTAAACTCGTAGGAACCGTTCGTGAtacatcatctgtatgaaatccataaacactccgtattttgtcaaccacccAGCTTTTAAAGCCTGTGGATGTCCAAATGCGCACAGCAAGTCCACTGTAAGGAACAATTTACCCTCCTGAAAAAAACCCAGCTGCAGGGTGAAATGTCCAAATGGAGTTATACATTAAAAAAATTATTCAACATCGATGGGGAAACAATGATGGATTTATTttcgagatagatagatagatagatagatagatagatagatagatagatagatagatagatagatagattattcAGGAAAATATAGCCTTTCTAACATTTTGGCGAGGAAAGTAATTAAACTTATTCATTTTAAGTaaccttttaaaacatttttacacCAGAAAAATTCTGTAGTGTTTTTAGTTGTGGAAATGCAGCACTGACTCAGCACTGAAGTGGTGCTGGatctacactctaaaaaataatggggccagtaccggttcttcagggcgatgccatagaagaacctttttcagggcttcaaagaactgttcatgcaacagttctttaaagaa includes the following:
- the LOC132871106 gene encoding kelch-like protein 10, whose amino-acid sequence is MSKQEEKNGVERKLEMSYSTINKMRLEKKFCDVLITVNGVEFHAHKIILCACSKYFTTLFTNSCYPLDKHEYSVPDISSEIMELIMEYAYTYHVNITKENVHELLIAADYLEVSSLINDCCTFLKAQLCLENCIGIWGFARFHVFEKLKQQAFQFILHNFEEMVRVSEEFLELTVEQLTEIIENDELNVKQENVVFETILKWIRHEPENRNTHMAVLLPKVRLALLTHDYFMNNVKNNALVKDNAACKPIIIRALKSIHGLNENESLSSDFTRRRLPSAILLAIGGWSNRGPTNAIEAYDTRAKRWVKVMCHDESPRTYHGTVYLNGFMYCVGGFDGNIYFNTVRRFDPITRTWAQVSPMHFRRCYVSVCELEGCIYAMGGYDGHERHSTAERYEPENNQWSMIAPMNETRSDASATALNGKVYICGGFDGNECLFTAEYYSPETDQWTLIPHMRSRRSGVGVVSYDGQVYAVGGFDGVIRHRNAEAYNPQTNSWGDAPSMIKPRSNFGIEVVDDLLFVVGGYNGVQTTNKVECYDKKTAAWRAVKDMKVLRSALSCCVLFGLPNMAEYAAPRDKVPQSSRRTSRSLTPPA